In a genomic window of Thalassophryne amazonica chromosome 12, fThaAma1.1, whole genome shotgun sequence:
- the foxq1a gene encoding forkhead box protein Q1a yields the protein MKLEVLRRSHDDGKAVELSSEAEISALSPVCAEEELGSDEDSVAHSPPPLCVKSKGRTYTRRPKPPFSYIALIAMAIRDSPSGRLTLAEINDYLTEKFPFFRGSYTGWRNSVRHNLSLNDCFVKVLRDPARPWGKDNFWMLNPHSEYTFADGMFRRRRRRIGGKSSKAPEDASEQERAPGSKTQSKFTSSFAIDTLLSEPFRVSAEKELDDLRTAAVMWPQCAQLTPHHSNLSPAGVKRVDLWGEMLLSRTVHFQSGIWTHF from the coding sequence ATGAAGCTGGAGGTGTTGCGGAGGAGCCACGATGACGGGAAAGCTGTGGAGCTGTCCAGTGAGGCAGAGATCAGTGCGCTGTCGCCTGTTTGTGCTGAGGAGGAGCTGGGGTCGGATGAAGACTCCGTGGCGCACAGCCCTCCACCGCTGTGCGTCAAAAGCAAGGGAAGGACGTACACACGGAGACCCAAACCCCCCTTCTCATACATCGCTCTCATCGCCATGGCGATCCGTGATTCCCCCTCCGGACGTCTGACTTTGGCTGAAATCAATGACTACCTGACGGAGAAGTTCCCGTTCTTCAGGGGCAGCTACACCGGATGGAGGAACTCGGTTCGGCACAACTTATCTCTGAACGACTGCTTCGTCAAAGTGCTCCGCGACCCTGCGCGGCCCTGGGGAAAGGACAACTTCTGGATGCTCAACCCTCACAGCGAGTACACGTTTGCTGACGGGATGTTCCGGCGCAGGAGAAGGCGCATCGGTGGAAAGAGCAGCAAGGCGCCCGAGGACGCGTCGGAACAGGAGCGCGCACCCGGAAGCAAAACACAATCCAAGTTCACCAGCTCCTTTGCTATTGACACCCTCCTGAGCGAACCGTTCAGGGTGAGCGCAGAGAAGGAGCTGGATGATTTACGCACGGCTGCGGTCATGTGGCCGCAGTGCGCACAGTTAACACCCCATCATTCAAACCTGTCACCTGCAGGCGTCAAACGCGTGGATTTAtggggagaaatgctgctttcacGAACAGTCCATTTTCAGAGCGGAATTTGGACTCATTTTTAA